The Dermochelys coriacea isolate rDerCor1 chromosome 12, rDerCor1.pri.v4, whole genome shotgun sequence genome has a window encoding:
- the CAPNS2 gene encoding calpain small subunit 2: MFLAQALLGGGSSGGGGLARGLGGLLSGGGQGGGNLGGLVGGLVNIISEVAAQYTPEPPPPPRSHFMNVEAGESEEIRQFRRLFVQLAGDDIEVCATELMDILNKVVARHKNLKTEGFSLDTCRSMVSVMDSDTTGRLGFEEFKYLWNNIKKWQCVYKEHYSDQSGTLGSAQLPDAFKAAGFQLNDQLYQMIIRRYSDENGSMDFNNFISCLVRLDGMFRAFKSLDQDGDGLVNMNIEEWLQLTMYS; the protein is encoded by the coding sequence ATGTTCCTCGCTCAAGCCTTGCTTGGTGGAGGGAGCAGTGGTGGAGGGGGCCTTGCGAGAGGCCTTGGGGGTCTTTTATCAGGAGGTGGacaaggaggaggaaatcttggaggACTCGTTGGAGGACTTGTCAACATTATCAGTGAGGTAGCAGCTCAGtacaccccagagccacccccACCTCCTCGCAGCCACTTCATGAATGTGGAAGCCGGCGAGAGCGAGGAGATCCGTCAGTTCCGCCGACTGTTTGTCCAGCTGGCTGGAGATGACATAGAAGTGTGCGCCACCGAGTTGATGGACATTCTGAACAAGGTGGTGGCCAGACATAAAAACCTGAAGACAGAGGGCTTCAGCCTGGACACGTGCCGGAGCATGGTGTCAGTCATGGACAGTGACACAACTGGTAGGCTGGGCTTTGAGGAGTTTAAGTACCTGTGGAACAACATCAAGAAGTGGCAGTGCGTGTACAAAGAACACTACTCTGACCAGTCGGGAACTCTTGGGAGTGCTCAGCTGCCAGATGCCTTCAAGGCTGCAGGATTCCAGCTGAATGACCAGCTCTACCAGATGATCATTCGCAGATACTCCGATGAAAATGGGAGCATGGATTTCAATAACTTCATCAGCTGCTTGGTGCGACTGGATGGCATGTTCCGTGCCTTCAAATCCCTGGACCAAGATGGAGACGGCCTGGTGAACATGAACATTGAAGAGTGGCTGCAGCTGACCATGTACTCCTAA